A stretch of the Drosophila sulfurigaster albostrigata strain 15112-1811.04 chromosome 2L, ASM2355843v2, whole genome shotgun sequence genome encodes the following:
- the LOC133850894 gene encoding dynamin-1-like protein: MEALIPVINKLQDVFNTVGSDSIQLPQIVVLGSQSSGKSSVIESVVGRSFLPRGTGIVTRRPLVLQLIYCPLEDREHRSAENGTVNAEEWGRFLHTKKCFTDFNEIRREIENETERVAGSNKGICPEPINLKIFSTRVVNLTLVDLPGITKVPVGDQPEDIEAQIKDLVVKYIENPNSIILAVTAANTDMATSEALKLAKDVDPDGRRTLAVVTKLDLMDAGTDAIDILCGRVIPVKLGIIGVMNRSQQDIIDKKDIDEQMKDEAAFLQRKYPTLATRNGTPYLAKTLNRLLMHHIRDCLPDLKTRVNIMSTQFQSLLNSYGEDVSDKSQTLLHIITKFSSAYCSTIEGTARNIETTELCGGARLCYIFHEIFGRTLDSIHPLAGLTKMDILTAIRNATGPRPALFVPEVSFELLVKRQIRRLEEPSLRCVELIHEEMQRIVQHCGNEVQQEMLRFPKLHEKIVDVVTQLLRCRLPATNVMVENIVAIELAYINTKHPDFHKEAALVPSLLKTDNDPYSQPRRTNTPRNNMSPQVSAHNAVNQNQQQQQQQQQSQAQLQTQQQQQNENHDQNHVGENSTGSSWLSNILPPAPNRPDSIENSASNTPVHNNIMVSPLKPVNLLPDVPALHNPRRLTDKEQKDCDVIERLIKSYFYIVRKSIQDSVPKAIMHFLVNYVKDNLQSELVTHLYKSEKAETLLNESDHIAVRRKEAADMLKALTRANHIISEIRETHMW, translated from the exons ATGGAAGCCCTAATTCCAGTTATCAACAAATTACAAGATGTCTTCAACACTGTCGGCTCTGACTCAATACAATTGCCGCAAATTGTTGTTCTCGGCAGTCAG AGTTCGGGCAAAAGTTCGGTAATCGAGAGCGTTGTGGGACGTTCGTTCCTGCCACGTGGCACAGGAATTGTGACCCGGCGACCTTTGGTCTTGCAACTGATTTACTGTCCCCTCGAAGATCGCGAGCATCGCTCAGCGGAGAATG GCACTGTGAATGCTGAGGAATGGGGACGCTTTCTGCACACGAAGAAATGCTTCACGGACTTTAACGAAATACGCCGTGAGATCGAGAATGAAACGGAGCGTGTGGCGGGCAGCAACAAGGGCATATGCCCAGAGCCCATCAATCTCAAGATCTTCTCGACCCGCGTCGTCAATTTGACGCTCGTCGATTTGCCGGGCATCACGAAGGTGCCGGTGGGCGATCAACCCGAAGATATTGAAGCACAGATCAAAGATTTGGTTGTCAAATACATTGAGAACCCCAACTCAATCATTTTGGCTGTGACGGCCGCCAACACGGATATGGCCACCAGTGAGGCCCTGAAACTGGCCAAGGATGTGGATCCCGATGGCAGGCGAACGCTGGCTGTGGTCACCAAACTAGATCTGATGGATGCGGGCACCGATGCAATTGATATATTGTGTGGTCGTGTGATACCCGTCAAACTAGGCATCATTGGTGTGATGAATCGCTCGCAACAAGATATTATCGATAAGAAGGACATTGACGAGCAGATGAAGGACGAGGCGGCGTTCTTGCAACGCAAATACCCAACGCTTGCCACACGCAACGGAACGCCTTACTTGGCCAAGACGCTTAATCGTCTGCTAATGCATCACATTCGCGACTGTTTGCCCGATCTTAAG ACACGCGTCAACATCATGTCCACGCAGTTCCAATCGCTACTCAACTCTTATGGCGAAGACGTCTCCGACAAAAGCCAAACGCTGCTGCACATCATCACAAAGTTCTCGAGCGCCTATTGTTCCACCATCGAGGGCACCGCCCGCAACATTGAGACCACAGAGCTCTGCGGTGGCGCACGTCTTTGCTACATTTTCCACGAAATCTTCGGCCGCACTCTGGACTCGATTCACCCGCTGGCGGGTTTGACAAAGATGGACATACTCACTGCTATTCGAAATGCCACAGGTCCGAGGCCAGCGCTGTTTGTGCCCGAGGTGTCCTTTGAGCTGTTGGTTAAGCGGCAAATTCGTCGCCTGGAGGAGCCTTCGCTGCGTTGCGTGGAGCTCATTCACGAGGAGATGCAGCGCATTGTGCAACACTGCGGCAACGAGGTGCAACAGGAAATGCTGCG TTTCCCCAAGTTGCACGAAAAGATTGTGGATGTGGTGACGCAGCTGCTACGCTGTCGTCTGCCTGCCACCAATGTGATGGTGGAGAACATTGTGGCCATTGAGCTGGCCTACATCAACACCAAGCATCCAGATTTCCACAAGGAAGCAGCTTTGGTGCCCAGCCTACTGAAAACAGACAACGATCCGTATTCGCAGCCACGTCGCACGAACACGCCACGCAACAATATGTCGCCTCAGGTCTCGGCACACAATGCTGTTAACCAgaatcagcaacaacagcagcagcaacagcaatcacaGGCGCAGCTGCagacacagcaacagcagcagaatgAGAACCATGATCAG AATCATGTTGGCGAGAACTCGACTGGTTCGTCGTGGCTGTCAAATATTCTGCCACCTGCGCCCAATCGCCCCGACAGCATTGAGAACTCGGCCAGCAATACGCCGGTGCACAATAATATTATGGTCAGTCCATTGAAGCCTGTCAATCTGCTGCCCGATGTGCCAGCTCTGCACAATCCACGTCGTCTCACAGACAAGGAGCAAAAGGATTGCGATGTCATTG aACGTCTGATCAAATCGTATTTCTACATTGTGCGCAAATCGATACAAGACTCGGTACCAAAGGCAATTATGCATTTCTTGGTCAACTACGTTAAGGACAACTTGCAGAGTGAACTCGTCACACATCTCTACAAGTCGGAGAAGGCCGAAACACTGCTGAACGAGTCCGATCACATCGCCGTGCGCCGAAAAGAGGCAGCGGATATGTTAAAG GCTCTCACACGTGCTAATCACATCATCAGCGAGATACGCGAGACTCACATGTGGTAG
- the LOC133850901 gene encoding actin-related protein 2/3 complex subunit 5-A: MAKNTSSSAFRKIDVDQYNEDNFREDDGVDSAAAGPDENEITSLLTKGKSVEALLSALQNAPLRCKNQHVKDNALNITLRVLLSIKSTQMDQAIDSVEQNDLIDVLMKYIYRGFEIPSEGSSGHLLQWHEKAFAKGGLGCIVRVLSDTNRA; the protein is encoded by the exons atGGCTAAGAATACCTCGAGCAGTGCATTTCGTAAGATCGATGTCGATCAATACAACGAGGACAACTTCCGGGAAGACGATGGCGTCGATAGCGCTGCCGCCGGACCGGATGAGAACGAAATCACTTCGCTGCTGACCAAAGGCAAGAGTGTCGAGGCGCTGCTCAGTGCGCTGCAGAATGCCCCATTGCGTTGCAAGAACCAGCACGTCAAG GACAACGCCCTAAACATAACGCTGCGTGTGCTCTTATCAATCAAATCAACACAAATGGATCAAGCCATCGATAGCGTAGAGCAGAACGATCTGATCGATGTGCTCATGAAGTACATCTACCGAGGCTTCGAAATACCCTCGGAGGGATCCAGCGGACACCTGCTACAATGGCACGAAAAAGCATTTGCTAAAGGCGGCCTTGGTTGCATTGTTCGCGTTTTGTCCGACACGAATCGTGCTTAA